The Deltaproteobacteria bacterium sequence AAAAGCCCCTTGGACCATCATCCAAGGGGCTTAAACAGCATGAGTACCATCAAAAAAGGAGAATCAATATCTTCACCCTTTTTTAACGTCACAAAAGCTTAAAAGATTTAAACAAAAGTTGTTCTTCCCTCGGTGAAAGGCATGAAATCAGCGAAAGGGCCTTGGATGAAAGATCAAAATTGGCGCTGTTTAATTTTTGCCGGGGCCCTTCGTCAGCCATTTCCCCCTTGAGCTGAAAGGCAATTTCTTTAATAATTTCAGCTACTTCTGACTTTGTAAATGTTTTTAGTTTGGCCAGCGAAGGGAACTCCTCGTTTTCCGCCAGATAAAAAAGGAGCTCGCAAACCGCATCCTTGGTGACATCTTTAAACCGCATAAAATTTCCTGCTCCTTTTATCATACCCCTGTGCTTACGGGCAAGGAGATAAAAAATCAATTAAAACAATAAGTTACTTTGACCCATCCTTTGAGTTGTGGTAGTGTAATAGCGTTATCGTCACCCCGCAAAAAAAGTTGCGTGGAAAATGAAGCAAAATGAATAATCATCCGGCCACCTATACTCTGGTTATTTCCTGCCCCGATCAAAGGGGAATCGTTTCGGCGGTGAGCCGCTTTATCGCCGATCATCAGGGGTCGATTGTCGAGGCCGACTACCATACCGACCGCGAGTTGAACTGGTTTTTCATGCGCCAGGAAATTTTGGCCGAGTCGCTCTCCTTTACCCACTTGGACGAATTCAAGGAAAAATTCAAAGAGACCGCCAAAAAGTTCAAAATGGAGTGGAAAATCAGCAGTTCGGCGCAAAAGAAAAGGACCGTGATTCTGGTGAGCCAGGAGGACCACTGCCTGGCCGATCTTTTGTACCGCTGGCGGGCGCAGGAATTTGATTTTGACATTGTCGCCGTTGTCTCGAACCACGAAACCACAAAAAGTTTTGTCGAATGGCATCACATCCCCTTTCATCACATCCCCGTTTCAAAGGAGAACAAATCGGCGGCCTTTGGGGAAATTGAGGCCCTTTTCAAGAAATATCGGGGGGACGTGATGGTTCTGGCCCGCTTCATGCAAATTGTCCCGGCCGACCTGTGCGAACGCCTCGCCGGTCGCATCATTAATATACACCACAGTTTTCTGCCGTCGTTTGTCGGGGGGAAGCCGTATCACCGGGCCTACGAGCGGGGGGTCAAACTCATCGGGGCCACCTGCCACTACGCCACCGCCGTGCTGGACGAAGGGCCGATTATCGAGCAGGATGTGATCCGCGTCGACCACAGCCATTCGATTCCCGACATGATCCGTTTGGGGAAAGATGTGGAAAAAATGGTTCTGGCCCGCGGCCTCCGCTACCACGTGGAGGACCGGGTGATTGTCCATCAGAACAAGACGATTGTGTTTAAGTGAAAGGCTTGGTAGGAGGCCTCCACCATGCCATCCCCCAAAATCAAAAAAGCGGTCATTCCGGCGGCGGGTCTCGGCACCCGTTTTCTTCCCGCCACCAAGGTAGTGCCCAAAGAACTCCTGCCGATTGTGGACAAGCCGGGGATTCAATACATCGTCGAAGAGGCGCTTTCAGCGGGCGTGGAGGAGGTCATTTTTGTCATATCCCCCGACAAGGGGCAGGTGGTCGATCATTTTCGCCCCGCGCCGGAGCTGGAAAAATGCCTGCGGGAGCGCGGGAAGAACGATCTGCTCCAGTCGATAACCTTCCTTACCGACAAGGCCAAATACTCGGTTGTTACCCAGGAAAAACCGCTGGGGCTGGGGCATGCCGTTTTATGCGCCCGGCAGGCGGTGGGGGATGAATGGTTTTTTGTTTTTCTTCCCGACGATTTGATCGATCATGAAGTTCCCTGCGCCGTCCAGATGCTTAAGCCCTGGGAGGCGCACGGCGGCGCCATTCTGGCGGTCATGCCGGTTCCGTGGGAAGAGGTGCATCAGTACGGCGTCGTGAAGGCGGCGCCGCTCACCGCCAGCCTGGGAAAGGTGGAAAGCCTGGTCGAAAAGCCCAAAAGGGAACAGGCGCCATCGAACCTTGCGGTGATTGGCCGTTACCTTCTCCCCCCGGATATTTTTGGGTTTCTGGAGAAAATAAAATCGGGGGCGATCGGTGAAATTCAGCTGACCGACGGGTTGGCGGGGCTTGCGAAAAAAGGGGGTCTCTATGCCCTTCAGTTCGAAGGGGAGCGGTTCGATATCGGCAACAAGGGGGGTTTTCTTGAGGCAAATATCAACTACGCCCTCAAGCACGAAACCTTAAGCCAAAAGACGCTCGATTTGATCAAGATGCTGGCGGAGAGTCGGTGAGTTAGTAGCCGGTTGTTGGAACCCGCCTTCGTCCGCCTCCGGCGAACTACGGCGGGCATTCGCATTTATCGGATGAAAGACCTTGTGGATGCGAATGAAGGAGAGGAGCAAGCGGGATAATTAAGAAGTCGCCTTCTGCTAATTACCCGCTTGCTCTCAGGCAGGCCCCTCGCCGAAGGCGAGGGTGTTGTCCATCCAACAAAAATTATAATGACTTTTTGCAAAAAAGGAAAAAGAAAAATAATAAAAATTGACGATTTTTGTTACTGCGCCAAATTTATGACAAAAAATGAGGCCAATATTAAAATATTGTTAAAAATCAAAGTATTATGAATTATGCAGATGTCTGGCTCCCC is a genomic window containing:
- the purU gene encoding formyltetrahydrofolate deformylase → MNNHPATYTLVISCPDQRGIVSAVSRFIADHQGSIVEADYHTDRELNWFFMRQEILAESLSFTHLDEFKEKFKETAKKFKMEWKISSSAQKKRTVILVSQEDHCLADLLYRWRAQEFDFDIVAVVSNHETTKSFVEWHHIPFHHIPVSKENKSAAFGEIEALFKKYRGDVMVLARFMQIVPADLCERLAGRIINIHHSFLPSFVGGKPYHRAYERGVKLIGATCHYATAVLDEGPIIEQDVIRVDHSHSIPDMIRLGKDVEKMVLARGLRYHVEDRVIVHQNKTIVFK
- a CDS encoding UTP--glucose-1-phosphate uridylyltransferase; the protein is MPSPKIKKAVIPAAGLGTRFLPATKVVPKELLPIVDKPGIQYIVEEALSAGVEEVIFVISPDKGQVVDHFRPAPELEKCLRERGKNDLLQSITFLTDKAKYSVVTQEKPLGLGHAVLCARQAVGDEWFFVFLPDDLIDHEVPCAVQMLKPWEAHGGAILAVMPVPWEEVHQYGVVKAAPLTASLGKVESLVEKPKREQAPSNLAVIGRYLLPPDIFGFLEKIKSGAIGEIQLTDGLAGLAKKGGLYALQFEGERFDIGNKGGFLEANINYALKHETLSQKTLDLIKMLAESR